The segment tcttttttttaacctttctcctttttttaaaacatttttgggcatatttaatatcaaaacttaaaaatttgatttgatatgGCATCCTCTAAATTTGAAACTTTAATTGTTTTGAGACATTTGAAGAGGAACCATAAAATTGCACTTCTAAGTTGTTTTGTTATTTggaaatcaaaaaccaaaaacgtTTCACCAGTTCTTGAGATTCCTTCACCATCTTGTGTTCTTACAAGGATCCGGTAGTTacataactttattttttatctatttgttTATGTCTACTTTAACTATATGCttatttttcttgaaaaagCAAAACATAACATATGCTTGACCATCTCACCTCATTCTCCAAGAAAGTGGCTTTAAGTGATGACCCATACATGACTCATCCTTTACAACAAAGGTCTCACGTCTCAACGATTCAGAGCTTTAATTTTTTCAGTGCAACTGCCTCTTGTCTCTTTGTCTTTCCCTTTAAATAGCCACCCCACCACATTgtttcatcatcaccatcactcacaatctctctctctctctatctctcaaGATCAAGATTAAAGATCAAGATTCTTATAACTCAATCCTCCAAGATGACAATGAGCATAGTTCAACAAGTTCTTGCATTTCCTGCCGTCAAGACTGCTCCCACACGTTACTTACCTGACCCAGCGTCCATCAACAAACTCCAAATCCCAACTCCTTCCAAGAAATCTAAAAAAAGTAAGGGAAAATCGATCCTTCGAACCAATAGCTTCACGGATGGAGCTAGAGATCAGAGCAAGTTAGGACCAAAACTCACCGAAACAGTCAAGAGAAAACTATCCTTAGGAGCTAAGATCCTTCAAATGGGAGGCTTAGAGAAGATCTACAAGAGGCTCTTTAAAGTCTATGATGAAGAGAAACTCTTCAAGGCCTATCAATGTTACCTATCAACAACGGCAGGTCCCATCGCAGGCTTACTCTTCATATCATCAAAGAAGATTGCTTTCTGCAGCGAGAGATCTATCAAAGTGGCTTCTCCTCAGGGAGATCTCACTAGGGTTCACTACAAAGTGTCTATCCCTCTGTGTAAGATCAAGGGAGTGAACCAGAGTATGAACACGAAGAAGCCATCTCAGAAGTACCTTGAAGTAGTCACGGTGGATGACTTTGACTTCTGGTTCATGGGATTCTTGAGCTACAAGAAAGCTTTCAACTGCCTCGAGCAAGCACTTTCTCTCGAGCAATAACAAGGAGAAGGTTGAAGAGGAAATATTTCATTTCCAATTTAACCTATTAATGTTCTATCCAAGAATGTTAGGAGAAAGCCTAGAAAATTCAGACAATATTGtacaaactctttttttttttgaagtattTAATCCTTTTGTTATCCATTGTTCACAAGAGAGACTGAATATATTTACTGATATCATTAGTTTTCCTTAATTCACAGTCCCATGGTGAACCATATGCGTTGAGTTTAAATGTGAAATTAATGCATAAACCAGTTCATAATTATCGATCATTGACTAGCTTACCACGAATTTTGCTGTAATTAGTCTTAGTTTGTCACTACTCTTTAAGTTTACAGATAAAAGGAACTAAACTTAGTCGCTGTAACAGTCCTTTGACAGAATCATTTGTTACATTACTCTAAAACCCCTCTAGtagatataaaaattataactataATGTCTCAAGTAACATATGCAAACGATAATTGGTAGATAACTTATCGACGTCTAGCTAGCTAGTAATGTTATGAGACAGCAAAAAGTTTAGCAAAATATGTAACTCACACCCTATATAAGATTCACGTACGTTCAGcctttctaataatatatatattgaatcaAAATCACGTACGTTCTTGAAGCCTATATAAGATTCCAAGAGTTTACGAACAAGATTAATCAGAAACtctaatttaatattaagattCTATAGCACTTTTGAGGGCAAGAAAATTCTGTTTGACCCAAAAAAGAAGTCAGAGTTaacttgcaaaaaaaaaaagacacaacaAAACTATATACTTGTTAGTTAGTTATTCCGAATGTTTACCAGAAACCAAAAATGgtaatacatatttattatctTAGTATGAAATCAAGCAAATGAAGGCATCAGAAAGTCAATGCTAACGCAGAAAGCTCCCAAAACCACAACACGCCCACTTGTGCATGACTCAATTTTTCTGACAGATTCATAAAGCGTTATACGTAATATCTGATTTGATGTTTTTTTGCTTCATGCATGTTTCTTAATTCAAGAAACATATCGCATCTTCTATACCTATTTAGATATCTTTACAAAAATGAAAGTTAGGGTTTAAATGCTTTTGCTATGTGGCCAACTTGTAGGTAAAAAAAGCTTGTCTGAATCTAACGTCATACCGTGTGGTCATTTTTGCTTTCTTTAATActttctgttctttttttttttatctttaattctaaaattataactttggtatgtgatttgatattttaaacGATCAAACATTCAATATACCTTTATTTACGTATTTACTGTAAAAAGCAAAGCAAGCATATGCTTGATCTCTTCTCATTGCTTTTAACACCAAAGAAAGTAGCTTTATCTTTGAGACTTGATGACCCATCCATGAATCATCCATTACCACAAAGGTCCTCAAGTCTCAACTCTTCAGAGCTTTTGTTTTAACTGCTTCTTGTCTCTTTGTCTTTCCCTCTAAAATAACCATTATACAACACACGATTTCATCATCATCTTAAGATCAAGGTTACTACTCAATCCTGAAAATGACGAAAACCGATGGCTTCACAAATGAAGCTAGAGACCAGGGCAAGTTAGGACCAAAGCTAACTGAAACAGTCAATGATTCTTATCCATCAAGGAGTTAATGATGTTAGGCGCTGATACCAATACTCTTAGCATAGCCTCACAAGCTCAGAGGCATCACCAGAGAGGCTTTATATCAAAACCGGTAATTTTCTCCTGCCACAACTCCACAGACTCTGAGCTGACTTGAAAGTTTCTCCACAAACTGTTATGGGTTTAGATGTCTAACGGTGGCGAATTCTATCTCAAACTCTACTGGTGCTACGTTGCTACAACATGGTGCCCATAAGGAAATCACTCGTTCGTTTTCTATAGCATTTGGCTACTACTGGTGCCCTGGCTCATTAGTCACAATAAAAGAGAAGGCCAGTCATGGTGACAGGTGTCACTTAAACAGTCAACCATGTAGTAAGTTTCATGTCCACGTCAAAACTTCTTTTTCAGAAAGAGTGTCTTTTATATCCTCAAAAATCTTTGCACTACTTACCACACATTACCCTCATATGTTTAACAATGATTCAAGTGCTAGTGTACAAGTGgaacaccagaagcatcactCTCTGTAAATAAATGAGGTTCTCAAATGTTGAGATAATCATTCAAAAACATCTCAAATGAGATACCTAAGCTAAGAACCTTTCTAATAGAAGTGTTGTAATACAACTCTTATGTTTTTAAGTCTCAagagtaccagaagcaacactCTCTCCATACTCTACTCAACTGCAAAAAGCTGCTTCAGAAAATACTCATCATACTCTATTCTCTACGCAGTAAACTCAGGATTCCTCATTAGTCTACGCGCACCGCGATTGAGTTACAAGTCTGTGATGTTCCTCTTGGTTGATTCTTTTATTAAGCAATTGGGATGGTGGGTTCACCAAGATTCACAAAGGCCTCAGCACGTGCCATCCGACTCATGGCAGCGTTCCACGACACCAAATGGTTCAGAAACATGTTTATGTACTTAGCCCTCTCGTTCTACCACCCCAAGAATAAGAATAAAAACACACATTAGCCTTTTTTTGAACGAACATCAAGAACACAAAACTGaagctagttttttttttaccttgtaGTCCAGATAATAAGAGTGCTGCAAAGTAAAGAGATGAAGACCAAATAAATTAGAAGattcatttttgttttcatatgaGTATAAGGTAATAGAGAGGAGAGAGTATTATTACCTCCCACACATCCAAGTTGATGATTGGCTGTAAACAACAAAAAAGAGATGTGATCAAGTAGAAACATCAGAGTGTATATAACAAGAAAAAACTAATGAGACTCTTCACATACAATATCATCCCACACAAGTGGGTTAATGGCGTTTGAGGTTTTCACCACTTCAAGTCTCCTCTCTTCCCTCTTcactgaaaaaaaaagagaatcaagATTTGCATTTTCAGAGTCATTCTATAGTAAATTTACAACAAAGTGGAAAGCTTGGAAGAGTATCTCACAAACAAGCCAGACCCAGCCAGAACCAAACTGAGTAAGAGCAGCATTAGTAAACTTCTCTCTGAAATTCGTAAACGACCCAAAATCTTTCTCAATCTGCTCAAGAACACCTTTTATAGGCACATCTCCACCACCAGGTTGCATTGACTCCCAGAAGAAATCATGGTTATAAACCTTTAAAAACACAAACAAACCTTGCCAACATCAGAGCTTGTTGCCTTGGGATGAAGTGTACAACCAAACAGGTTAAGAAAGTAAGGATATAACCTGTGCAGCGTTGTTGAACTCAGGCAAAGGATTCCCGTTGTTGTATGTGGCCTTGATAAGCTCTTCCATGGTGTATCCATAGAGTCTATCATCTTTCCCTAACTGTTTGTTTAGATTGTCCACGTAGCCTCGGTGGTGTTTACCCCAGTGAACTTCTAGTGTTCTTTGGCTCATGTACGGTTCCAAAGCATCCTAATTCACAATATCGTTTAAGAATTTTAACAAAAAGCATGTTCTTTGACATATCACCAAAGGCCCTAAGATACACTTCCCCAAGTAACCAACTTTCCACCATTTATGTGCTAACTACAGAACAGGAAAATGCATTACATAAGCAAGAGACACACAGTAAACTGAATCCATATGCAACACAAAGATAAAAGCATCTCTCACTGCGAGA is part of the Brassica rapa cultivar Chiifu-401-42 chromosome A09, CAAS_Brap_v3.01, whole genome shotgun sequence genome and harbors:
- the LOC103865459 gene encoding putative GEM-like protein 8, with amino-acid sequence MTMSIVQQVLAFPAVKTAPTRYLPDPASINKLQIPTPSKKSKKSKGKSILRTNSFTDGARDQSKLGPKLTETVKRKLSLGAKILQMGGLEKIYKRLFKVYDEEKLFKAYQCYLSTTAGPIAGLLFISSKKIAFCSERSIKVASPQGDLTRVHYKVSIPLCKIKGVNQSMNTKKPSQKYLEVVTVDDFDFWFMGFLSYKKAFNCLEQALSLEQ
- the LOC103865451 gene encoding superoxide dismutase [Fe] 3, chloroplastic, whose amino-acid sequence is MASCFVTTSSFCTVLDSGLRLKSSKLVPLSNQQRRRSLGSRGGVKVEAYYGLKTPPYPLDALEPYMSQRTLEVHWGKHHRGYVDNLNKQLGKDDRLYGYTMEELIKATYNNGNPLPEFNNAAQVYNHDFFWESMQPGGGDVPIKGVLEQIEKDFGSFTNFREKFTNAALTQFGSGWVWLVLKREERRLEVVKTSNAINPLVWDDIPIINLDVWEHSYYLDYKNERAKYINMFLNHLVSWNAAMSRMARAEAFVNLGEPTIPIA